The following coding sequences are from one Caloranaerobacter sp. TR13 window:
- a CDS encoding DUF881 domain-containing protein encodes MDKKYIGNITILIVTIITGILFSFQFKQNIDDYTLVSLNSIKMTKKEINNYKREISNLKRLIEEKKSEINKYHKAIVDKDSFAELLEQEIKDIRFEIGLEDVQGPGIIIKMEDNDKEVSYGENVNYDLVHDLDVLKLINDLSAAGAEAISINGQRILSRSEIKCGGPIITVNKERLASPFVIKAIGDPKVLYAAINAPNTNGYILKEVRNIKIQTKISDNIFIPRYWGNITFNQAKPIEEGE; translated from the coding sequence ATGGATAAAAAATATATTGGCAATATAACTATATTGATAGTTACTATTATTACTGGAATACTTTTTTCATTTCAATTTAAACAGAATATTGATGATTATACACTAGTATCTTTAAACTCGATTAAGATGACAAAAAAGGAAATTAATAATTACAAAAGAGAAATTAGTAATCTAAAGAGATTAATAGAAGAGAAAAAAAGCGAGATAAATAAATATCATAAAGCTATCGTAGATAAAGATTCTTTTGCTGAACTGCTTGAGCAAGAGATTAAAGATATAAGATTTGAAATAGGTTTAGAAGATGTTCAAGGACCAGGTATTATAATTAAAATGGAGGATAACGATAAAGAGGTTTCTTATGGAGAAAATGTAAATTATGATTTAGTACATGACTTAGATGTTCTAAAATTGATTAATGATTTAAGTGCAGCTGGTGCTGAAGCAATAAGTATTAATGGACAGAGAATTTTATCAAGGTCTGAAATAAAATGTGGAGGACCTATTATAACAGTAAATAAAGAAAGGCTAGCTTCTCCATTTGTAATAAAAGCAATAGGAGACCCTAAGGTATTATATGCAGCTATAAATGCACCTAATACAAATGGATATATACTAAAAGAAGTTAGAAATATAAAAATACAGACTAAAATAAGTGATAATATTTTTATCCCAAGATATTGGGGTAACATTACTTTTAATCAGGCTAAGCCTATAGAAGAGGGTGAATAA
- the spoVE gene encoding stage V sporulation protein E, giving the protein MIKKRACDFTLMIVTILLVFIGIIMVFSSSYPEAYYKMKDGYFFLKKQMFFSVLGLFAMIFFMNFDYWRLQKLSKLIFLISIVLGLLIFTPLGTEFHGARRWINLGFTTFQPSEAIKLGSIIYLASYLARKKDKIESFFKGVMPSLIIIGIACGLIIIQKDLSTSATLGLTLMIMLFIAGMRFLHLTFFVLLGLGGVVGAILKEDFRRKRILAFLDPFKYKDTVGWQLVQSLYALGSGGIFGLGLGKSRQKFFYIPEPYNDFIFAIIGEELGFVGCVTVIILFLILIWRGIRIAVNTRDLFGCLLASGIVALITVQSMIHIAVVTSSIPPTGIPLPFVSFGGTSLLIFMSAIGILLNISRYTDLDRS; this is encoded by the coding sequence ATGATAAAAAAGAGAGCCTGTGATTTTACTTTAATGATTGTAACTATCCTTTTAGTTTTTATTGGTATAATTATGGTTTTTAGTTCTAGTTATCCAGAAGCATATTATAAAATGAAAGATGGATACTTCTTTTTGAAAAAGCAGATGTTTTTTAGTGTACTTGGGCTATTTGCTATGATATTTTTTATGAATTTTGATTATTGGAGATTACAGAAACTATCTAAATTAATTTTCTTGATAAGTATAGTTTTAGGTCTATTAATTTTTACTCCACTTGGTACTGAATTTCATGGTGCAAGAAGATGGATAAATTTAGGATTTACAACTTTTCAGCCTTCAGAAGCTATAAAATTAGGTTCAATAATATATTTAGCTTCATATTTGGCTAGAAAAAAAGACAAGATAGAATCTTTTTTCAAAGGAGTAATGCCATCTCTTATTATTATAGGGATTGCTTGTGGATTGATAATAATTCAAAAAGATTTGAGTACTAGTGCAACTTTAGGATTAACACTTATGATTATGTTATTTATTGCTGGAATGAGATTTTTACATTTAACATTTTTCGTGTTACTTGGGCTAGGAGGAGTAGTAGGAGCTATTTTAAAGGAGGATTTTAGAAGAAAAAGGATTTTAGCATTTCTAGATCCTTTTAAATATAAAGATACAGTTGGTTGGCAATTAGTTCAATCATTGTATGCTTTAGGTTCAGGAGGAATATTTGGTTTGGGTTTGGGGAAAAGTAGACAAAAATTCTTTTACATACCTGAACCATATAATGACTTTATATTTGCAATAATTGGTGAGGAACTTGGTTTTGTTGGATGTGTAACTGTGATAATATTATTCTTAATTCTAATATGGAGAGGAATTAGAATAGCTGTAAACACAAGAGATTTATTTGGTTGTTTATTAGCTTCAGGCATAGTAGCTCTAATAACTGTTCAGTCAATGATACATATAGCAGTTGTTACTTCTTCTATACCTCCTACTGGGATACCTTTACCATTTGTTAGTTTTGGTGGTACATCACTTTTAATATTTATGTCAGCAATTGGTATACTACTTAATATTTCAAGATATACAGATTTAGATAGGAGTTGA
- a CDS encoding cell division protein FtsQ/DivIB — translation MTNNIERKIRKKKIGLITILLFFLISIFIILSTKTSFFDISEIAIQGNDVLDDEKVILASGLNYGENIFKIRTQEAKENLLSHPYVKSVNIKRLFPNKLVITIKERNEFLLIPYLDSYIYIDDEGYVLNLLAYKKENLLEIEGINIKDISIGKKISLENNISLEKIIDLIKDCKKIGLYKEMKKVKIDNKSNIVIYLKSGIKVAFGYLNNVKYKLSFTIKILDDLKNRGIDKGTIYFNKGDSPIFIPEGD, via the coding sequence GTGACTAATAATATTGAAAGGAAAATACGAAAAAAAAAGATAGGACTTATTACAATATTATTGTTTTTTTTAATATCGATTTTTATTATTTTATCAACTAAAACGAGTTTCTTTGACATTTCAGAAATAGCAATTCAAGGAAATGATGTTTTAGATGATGAAAAAGTTATTTTAGCTTCTGGGCTAAATTATGGGGAAAATATTTTTAAAATACGAACTCAAGAAGCAAAAGAAAATTTATTATCTCATCCATATGTAAAATCTGTAAATATAAAAAGACTTTTTCCTAATAAGCTTGTAATTACAATAAAAGAAAGAAATGAATTTTTACTTATACCTTATTTAGATTCATATATATATATAGATGATGAAGGATATGTCTTGAATTTATTAGCTTATAAAAAAGAGAATCTGTTAGAAATTGAAGGTATTAATATTAAAGATATTTCAATTGGCAAAAAAATTTCATTAGAAAATAATATTAGTTTAGAAAAAATAATAGATTTAATTAAAGATTGCAAAAAAATTGGTCTATATAAAGAAATGAAAAAAGTTAAAATAGATAATAAGTCTAATATAGTAATCTATTTAAAATCTGGTATTAAAGTTGCATTTGGATACCTAAATAATGTAAAATATAAATTAAGCTTTACTATTAAAATACTTGATGATTTGAAAAATAGAGGTATAGATAAAGGTACAATTTATTTTAATAAGGGAGATAGTCCTATTTTCATACCAGAAGGTGACTAG
- a CDS encoding small basic family protein → MILALLGILIGVLIGFYIPVTYSTSYSLYISVAILACLDSVFGGIRANLEQKFDTRIFVTGFFGNAILAAFLAYIGDRLGVPLYYAAIFAFGSRLFQNFAIIRRILINR, encoded by the coding sequence ATGATTTTAGCACTTTTAGGTATTTTAATAGGTGTATTGATAGGATTTTATATACCTGTGACTTATTCGACGAGTTATTCATTATATATTTCAGTTGCAATACTAGCATGTTTGGATTCAGTTTTTGGGGGAATTAGAGCAAATTTAGAACAAAAATTTGATACACGTATTTTTGTTACAGGATTCTTTGGAAATGCAATATTAGCAGCATTTTTAGCTTATATTGGAGATAGATTAGGAGTGCCCCTTTACTATGCAGCTATTTTTGCATTTGGAAGTAGATTATTCCAGAATTTTGCTATTATTAGAAGGATACTTATTAATAGGTAA
- a CDS encoding DUF881 domain-containing protein yields MRELKSKIAFALVCLILGIIIAIQFKTVNETVGNGILPTKSAQQLALELKKLKDEKEKLLEELNSLESKVKQYEKNAAEENVYIKNLMKELQKYRMFGGYEPVKGPGIIVVVNDPPIEVQFGDDTSIIVNNYDFLLEIISNLNAAGAEAISVNEQRYTGFTEIVPAGNHLEINGVSYGPPFIIKAIGEPKILESALRLKGGVVWYMENLFNLDVQIKEEKNIEIPRYTRLNEFKYAKPIDNATD; encoded by the coding sequence ATGAGAGAGTTAAAGAGTAAAATAGCATTTGCTTTGGTATGCTTAATACTTGGAATAATTATAGCAATACAATTTAAAACAGTTAATGAAACTGTAGGCAACGGTATTTTGCCGACTAAAAGTGCACAGCAATTGGCTTTAGAATTAAAAAAGCTAAAAGATGAAAAGGAAAAATTGTTAGAGGAATTAAATAGCTTAGAATCTAAAGTAAAACAGTATGAAAAAAATGCTGCTGAAGAAAATGTCTATATTAAAAATTTGATGAAAGAATTGCAGAAATATAGGATGTTTGGTGGATATGAGCCAGTAAAAGGACCAGGTATAATAGTAGTAGTAAATGATCCACCTATTGAAGTACAATTTGGAGACGATACAAGCATTATAGTTAATAATTATGACTTTTTGTTAGAGATAATTAGTAATCTAAATGCTGCAGGTGCAGAAGCAATTTCTGTTAATGAACAGAGATATACAGGATTTACTGAAATAGTGCCTGCTGGGAATCATCTTGAGATTAATGGTGTTTCGTATGGTCCTCCTTTTATAATTAAGGCAATTGGTGAACCAAAGATTTTAGAATCAGCTCTTAGACTTAAAGGAGGAGTGGTTTGGTATATGGAAAATTTATTTAATCTAGATGTACAAATCAAAGAAGAAAAAAATATAGAAATACCTAGATATACAAGACTAAATGAATTTAAATATGCAAAGCCAATAGATAATGCTACTGATTAA
- the murA gene encoding UDP-N-acetylglucosamine 1-carboxyvinyltransferase, translated as MSKYIIEGGKRLVGEITIGGAKNSALPILAASVITNSVSTIFNIPKIRDVDVMEQILESIGCKVNRVDDIMTIDSRPFSEIRIPEDLVREMRSSIILMGAMLARCGQVEISYPGGCDIGPRPIDLHLKALKALGADIKEAHGYIYCCAEQLKGCEIQLDYPSVGATENIMLAAVRAKGTTIIRNAAKEPEIVDLQNFLNSAGAKIYGAGTSAIRIDGVDKLHGVEHTVIPDRIVAGTFMVASAITGGEVVLKNIEVEHLNSIIAKLREAGCMIYNNCTTLKIIGPKRPNAVESIRTLPYPGFPTDMQAQMIALLSLANGTSVVCETIFENRFKHVDELVRMGAKIKTEGRVAIIKGVKELTGAKVTAKDLRGGAALVLAGLAAKGTTIVENIYHIDRGYQDFEKNLASLGADIQKIF; from the coding sequence ATGAGTAAGTATATTATAGAAGGTGGAAAAAGACTCGTAGGAGAAATTACTATAGGTGGTGCTAAAAACTCTGCGTTACCTATTCTTGCTGCTTCTGTTATAACTAATAGTGTAAGCACTATTTTTAACATACCCAAAATTAGAGATGTAGATGTAATGGAACAAATATTAGAATCGATTGGATGTAAAGTTAATAGAGTAGATGATATCATGACAATAGACTCAAGGCCTTTTTCGGAAATTAGGATACCTGAAGATTTGGTTAGAGAAATGCGCTCTTCAATCATTTTGATGGGAGCTATGCTAGCAAGATGTGGTCAAGTCGAAATATCTTATCCAGGCGGGTGTGACATTGGGCCGAGACCTATTGATTTACATCTTAAAGCTCTTAAAGCACTTGGGGCAGATATTAAAGAAGCTCATGGTTATATATATTGTTGTGCTGAGCAATTAAAAGGGTGTGAAATTCAATTAGATTATCCTAGTGTAGGAGCAACTGAAAATATTATGTTAGCTGCAGTTAGAGCTAAAGGAACTACAATAATCAGAAATGCAGCTAAGGAGCCTGAAATAGTCGATCTTCAAAACTTTCTTAATTCCGCTGGTGCAAAAATATATGGAGCAGGTACAAGTGCAATAAGAATAGATGGTGTTGATAAATTACATGGAGTAGAGCATACAGTTATTCCTGATAGAATAGTTGCTGGAACTTTCATGGTAGCTTCTGCCATAACTGGCGGAGAAGTTGTCTTAAAAAATATAGAAGTTGAACACTTGAATTCAATAATAGCAAAGCTCAGAGAAGCTGGATGTATGATTTATAACAATTGTACGACTTTAAAGATAATAGGTCCAAAAAGACCTAATGCTGTTGAATCTATTAGAACTTTACCTTACCCTGGTTTTCCAACAGATATGCAAGCTCAAATGATAGCTCTTTTGTCATTAGCTAATGGAACAAGTGTGGTATGCGAAACTATATTTGAAAATAGATTTAAACACGTTGATGAATTAGTTAGAATGGGGGCCAAGATAAAAACTGAAGGAAGAGTAGCGATAATAAAAGGAGTTAAAGAATTAACTGGTGCAAAAGTGACGGCCAAAGACTTAAGAGGTGGAGCTGCTTTAGTATTAGCAGGTTTAGCAGCTAAAGGAACTACTATAGTTGAAAATATATATCATATAGATAGAGGTTATCAGGATTTTGAGAAAAATTTAGCATCTTTGGGAGCAGATATACAGAAAATATTTTAG
- the murG gene encoding undecaprenyldiphospho-muramoylpentapeptide beta-N-acetylglucosaminyltransferase yields the protein MKFLITGGGTGGHIYPALAIANKIKEEIQNATILYVGTEKGLEAELVPREGFEFKAIRVKGFKRKLSLDTLDSIKTLLKGLNDARKIINEFQPDVVIGTGGYVCGPVVFISALKKIPTLIHEQNAYPGVTNRILSRFVDKVAGSFEESVKYFYDPNKVTITGNPVRDDFLKVNKNKVKSTEKISPLILSFGGSGGQKKLNEAMFEVIQKNIGGRMQIIHVTGKRFYEDFMNSLNKKVGSIESLKENIKVVPYLYDMPNVLASSDLVITSAGAITIAEITAVGVPSILIPKSYTAENHQEFNARALEKQGASVMILEKDLNGKILNEKINELLNDKNKLESMAQQSRKLAKIDATDRIFRMIIDLIKEK from the coding sequence ATGAAATTCTTAATTACTGGTGGAGGAACTGGAGGGCATATCTATCCTGCTTTAGCAATTGCAAACAAAATAAAGGAAGAAATTCAAAATGCTACTATTTTATATGTTGGAACTGAGAAAGGTTTAGAAGCAGAACTGGTACCTAGAGAAGGATTTGAATTCAAGGCGATACGTGTAAAAGGCTTCAAAAGGAAATTATCTTTAGATACTTTAGATTCAATAAAGACTTTACTAAAAGGACTTAATGACGCAAGAAAAATAATAAATGAGTTTCAACCTGATGTAGTTATAGGAACTGGTGGATATGTTTGTGGTCCTGTAGTATTTATTTCAGCTTTAAAGAAAATACCAACGTTAATTCACGAACAAAATGCATATCCAGGAGTAACTAATAGGATTCTTTCTAGATTTGTTGATAAAGTTGCTGGAAGTTTTGAAGAATCTGTAAAATATTTTTACGATCCGAACAAAGTGACTATAACTGGAAATCCAGTTAGAGATGACTTTTTGAAAGTTAATAAGAATAAAGTTAAGTCAACTGAAAAGATTAGTCCTCTTATTCTTTCTTTTGGAGGAAGTGGTGGACAGAAAAAATTAAATGAAGCAATGTTTGAAGTTATCCAGAAGAATATAGGGGGAAGAATGCAAATCATTCATGTAACAGGAAAGAGATTTTATGAAGACTTTATGAATAGTTTAAATAAAAAAGTAGGTTCTATTGAAAGCTTAAAAGAAAATATTAAAGTAGTACCATATTTATATGATATGCCTAATGTTTTAGCTTCCTCAGACCTTGTTATAACTAGTGCTGGTGCAATAACTATTGCAGAAATTACTGCTGTAGGGGTTCCAAGCATACTAATACCAAAGAGTTATACAGCAGAGAATCACCAAGAATTCAATGCAAGAGCTTTAGAAAAACAAGGTGCGAGTGTTATGATTTTAGAAAAAGACCTTAATGGCAAAATATTAAATGAAAAGATAAATGAATTACTAAATGATAAAAACAAATTAGAATCTATGGCTCAGCAAAGTAGGAAATTAGCTAAGATAGATGCTACTGATAGAATTTTTAGAATGATTATAGATTTAATTAAAGAAAAATAG